The Borreliella garinii genome window below encodes:
- a CDS encoding PTS lactose/cellobiose transporter subunit IIA, whose protein sequence is MNKKIYSLEELIDKISMPVVAYAGEAKSFLREALEYAKNKDYEKADLSIQESRNSIAKAHEAHREIIQQSATNPSSVKPPFILIHAEDHLMSAISELSIFEELINVYKIINEIKKQEKI, encoded by the coding sequence ATGAATAAAAAAATATACAGCTTAGAAGAATTAATAGATAAAATAAGCATGCCTGTTGTAGCTTACGCTGGTGAAGCTAAAAGCTTTCTAAGAGAAGCTTTGGAATACGCTAAAAACAAAGACTATGAAAAAGCAGATCTTAGCATACAAGAAAGTAGAAACTCTATTGCAAAGGCTCATGAAGCACATAGGGAAATAATACAGCAATCAGCCACTAATCCAAGCTCTGTTAAGCCGCCTTTTATTTTAATTCATGCCGAAGATCATTTAATGTCTGCAATTTCAGAATTAAGCATTTTTGAAGAATTAATTAATGTTTACAAAATAATAAATGAAATAAAAAAACAGGAGAAAATATGA
- a CDS encoding alpha3-beta1 integrin-binding protein, which produces MKEIGISIYPNVSPKNKIIEYLEKSAHFGFTQVFTSLLYINGNEFNIFKELLNIANKNGMKPIIDVSPKIFKELEIDLSNLRNCPKLDYFKKLGAWAIRLDNTFTGIEESLMTFNDSDLKIQLNISNINKHIDTIMYFKPNIKNLLGCHNFYPHKYTGLSRTFFKETTKIFKHYSIPTAAFISSSNAEECARGKEKEGVPTLESHRYKDIETQAKDLFKEGIDTVLISNCFPSETELKKVSKVNRNVLELKADLNPKATPVEKEIILENLHFNRGDINSYRIRSTMPRVYYNNKKFPVHSPNEIKKGDILIDSSEYLGYAGELQISLKDAPNNGLINVVGKIVDDEIYLLEKIEPWEKFKIIENK; this is translated from the coding sequence ATGAAAGAAATTGGAATATCCATATACCCTAATGTAAGTCCTAAAAATAAAATTATCGAATATCTTGAGAAAAGTGCTCATTTTGGATTTACTCAAGTATTTACCTCTTTACTCTATATTAACGGAAATGAATTTAACATATTCAAAGAATTACTGAATATTGCAAATAAGAACGGGATGAAGCCTATTATTGACGTAAGTCCCAAAATTTTCAAAGAATTGGAAATTGATCTTTCAAATCTCAGAAATTGTCCAAAACTAGATTATTTTAAAAAACTTGGTGCTTGGGCAATTAGATTAGACAATACATTTACAGGCATTGAAGAATCATTAATGACTTTTAACGATTCTGACCTTAAGATTCAACTTAATATAAGTAATATAAATAAACATATTGACACAATAATGTATTTTAAGCCTAATATAAAAAATTTGCTTGGATGTCATAATTTTTATCCCCACAAATATACAGGACTTTCAAGAACTTTCTTTAAAGAAACAACAAAAATATTCAAACATTATTCAATCCCAACAGCCGCATTTATTAGTTCTAGCAATGCAGAAGAGTGCGCACGAGGAAAAGAAAAAGAAGGTGTGCCTACGCTAGAATCACACAGGTATAAAGATATAGAAACCCAAGCAAAAGACCTTTTTAAAGAAGGAATAGACACTGTCCTAATTTCTAATTGTTTTCCAAGTGAAACAGAACTAAAAAAAGTATCAAAAGTAAACAGAAATGTTTTAGAGCTTAAAGCAGACCTAAATCCAAAAGCAACTCCAGTGGAAAAAGAAATAATACTTGAGAATTTACATTTTAATAGAGGAGATATTAATTCTTATAGAATTCGATCAACTATGCCAAGAGTATATTACAATAATAAAAAATTTCCTGTACATTCTCCAAATGAAATCAAAAAAGGAGACATTTTAATAGACTCTTCAGAATATTTGGGTTATGCAGGAGAGCTTCAAATATCACTAAAAGATGCCCCAAATAATGGTCTTATAAACGTAGTTGGGAAAATAGTAGATGACGAAATATATCTGCTTGAAAAAATAGAACCTTGGGAAAAATTCAAAATAATAGAAAATAAATAA
- the resT gene encoding telomere resolvase ResT: protein MSPKVKIKNDFEIFRKELEILYNRYLNNELSYLKLKEKIKILADKHKAILFRKDKFTNRSIILNLSKTRKIIKEYINLSVIEKIKRDNTFLFFWKSKKIKELKNIGIKDLGKIEELMFLNQINNEKPYFQYFIDLFVTPKWLNDYAHKYKIEKINSYRKEQIFVKINLNTYIEIIKLLLNQNRDIRLKFYGVLMAIGRRPVEVMKLSQFYIADKNHIRMEFIAKKRENNIINEVVFPVFADPELIINSIKEIRYMEQTENLTKELISSNLSYSYNRLFRQIFNNIFAPEESVYFCRAIYCKFSYLAFAPKNMEMNYWITKVLGHEPNDITTAFHYNRYVLDNLNDKADNNLLKLLNQRIYTYVRRKATYSTLTMDRLESLIKEHSIIDDNYIKTLIVIKNLMLKDNLDTLAMVRGLNVKIRKAFKATYGYNYNYIKLTEYLSIIFNYKL from the coding sequence ATGTCCCCAAAAGTGAAGATAAAAAATGATTTTGAAATATTTAGAAAAGAATTAGAAATTCTATATAATAGATATCTCAATAATGAACTTTCGTATTTAAAATTGAAAGAAAAAATAAAAATTCTTGCAGACAAACACAAAGCCATTCTTTTTAGAAAAGATAAATTCACAAATCGTTCAATAATATTAAATCTTTCAAAAACTCGTAAAATAATTAAAGAATATATTAATCTTTCAGTAATTGAAAAGATTAAAAGAGATAATACTTTTTTATTTTTTTGGAAATCAAAAAAAATAAAAGAGTTAAAAAATATAGGAATTAAAGACCTGGGGAAAATAGAAGAGTTAATGTTTTTAAATCAAATTAATAACGAGAAGCCCTATTTTCAATATTTTATAGATTTGTTTGTAACTCCAAAATGGTTAAATGATTATGCTCATAAATATAAAATTGAAAAAATCAATAGCTATAGGAAAGAACAGATATTTGTTAAAATCAATTTAAATACCTATATTGAAATAATTAAGCTCTTATTAAATCAAAACCGAGATATTAGATTGAAATTTTATGGAGTTTTAATGGCAATAGGACGTCGTCCTGTTGAAGTAATGAAACTTTCTCAATTTTATATTGCAGATAAAAATCATATTCGTATGGAGTTTATTGCAAAAAAGAGAGAGAATAATATTATTAATGAAGTTGTTTTTCCAGTTTTTGCAGATCCCGAATTAATAATTAATTCTATAAAAGAAATACGCTACATGGAACAAACCGAGAATCTTACTAAAGAGTTAATCTCTTCAAATCTTTCATACAGTTATAATAGATTGTTTCGTCAAATTTTTAATAATATTTTTGCCCCTGAAGAATCTGTTTATTTTTGTAGAGCTATTTATTGTAAATTTTCTTATCTTGCATTTGCGCCTAAAAATATGGAAATGAATTATTGGATAACAAAAGTTTTAGGGCACGAACCAAACGATATAACAACAGCTTTTCATTATAATAGGTATGTTTTAGATAATTTAAATGATAAGGCAGACAACAACTTGTTAAAATTACTTAATCAAAGAATTTATACATATGTTAGACGTAAAGCCACCTATTCTACGCTTACAATGGATCGTTTAGAAAGCTTGATAAAAGAACATAGTATCATTGATGATAATTATATTAAAACGTTGATTGTAATTAAAAATTTAATGTTGAAGGATAATTTAGATACTTTGGCAATGGTTAGAGGATTGAATGTTAAAATTCGCAAAGCTTTTAAAGCAACATATGGATACAATTATAACTACATAAAACTTACAGAATACTTATCAATAATTTTTAATTATAAACTATAG
- a CDS encoding PTS sugar transporter subunit IIB, which produces MNILLVCGAGMSTSMLVQRIEKYAKANNINAKIEAIAETRLSEVIDRFDVVLLAPQSRFNKNRLEEITKPKGIPIEIINTIDYGTMNGEKVLQLAINALKNKSSF; this is translated from the coding sequence ATGAACATATTACTTGTATGTGGAGCTGGAATGTCCACAAGTATGCTGGTACAAAGAATTGAAAAATATGCCAAAGCAAACAATATAAATGCAAAAATTGAAGCTATTGCTGAGACACGACTTAGCGAAGTTATTGACCGCTTTGATGTTGTTTTACTTGCCCCACAGTCAAGATTCAATAAAAACAGACTTGAAGAAATAACAAAGCCCAAAGGAATTCCAATCGAAATAATTAACACAATCGATTATGGAACAATGAATGGAGAAAAAGTATTACAACTTGCAATTAATGCACTCAAGAATAAAAGTTCTTTTTAA
- the celB gene encoding PTS cellobiose transporter subunit IIC has product MNFQNFIETTLVPIASKIGSNRYLIALRDGFTFSMPFLIVGSFILLLVNLPFTDSTTLLYQQWYVDLMAKYKGNLVQPFYVSMGIMSIFVVFGIGYNLSNHYKLSGITGGFLSLYTFLILAGQSDWIPYGGDAAKWGIQPNSWFPVIDARYFSAQGVFTAIISAIFSVEVYKFLVQRNMAIKLPESVPPAVLKSFEALVPVVVLSIVAQSVNIAIQSLAGSLFPEIIMSMFRPVLRISDTLVGTLMISFIVHMLWFCGLHGTNVIVALLNPIILTNLDSNIRALSDNIPLPHILAGGFLDSFVYIGGAGSTLGLVIAMMLSKSQHLKAIGRLSFAPGLFNINEPIMFGAPIVLNPILGIPFLLIPMFNIIVAYTLTNFGIIERVRTLTPWTTPAPIAAFLSTGLDFKSFVLVLLLLIISVFMYLPFIKAYDKVLLLQEKK; this is encoded by the coding sequence ATGAATTTTCAAAATTTTATTGAAACTACTTTAGTTCCTATTGCTAGTAAAATTGGTTCAAATAGATATTTAATTGCTTTAAGAGATGGTTTTACTTTTTCTATGCCCTTTTTGATAGTTGGTTCTTTTATTTTACTTTTAGTTAATTTACCCTTTACAGATTCTACAACATTGTTATATCAGCAGTGGTATGTTGATTTAATGGCTAAATATAAAGGAAATCTTGTTCAGCCATTTTATGTAAGTATGGGGATTATGTCCATATTTGTTGTTTTTGGTATTGGTTACAACTTGTCTAATCATTATAAACTTAGTGGAATTACAGGAGGATTCCTGTCTCTTTATACATTTTTAATTTTAGCTGGGCAATCAGATTGGATACCTTACGGAGGCGATGCTGCTAAATGGGGGATCCAGCCTAATTCATGGTTTCCTGTAATTGATGCAAGATATTTTAGCGCTCAAGGAGTATTTACAGCTATTATTTCTGCTATTTTTTCTGTTGAAGTTTATAAATTTTTAGTTCAAAGAAATATGGCAATTAAACTTCCAGAGTCTGTTCCGCCTGCTGTTTTAAAATCTTTTGAAGCTTTAGTTCCTGTTGTGGTACTTTCCATTGTGGCTCAAAGTGTGAATATTGCTATTCAAAGTTTAGCAGGCAGCCTTTTCCCCGAAATAATTATGAGCATGTTTAGGCCTGTTTTACGAATTAGCGATACTTTAGTTGGGACTTTAATGATTTCTTTTATCGTTCATATGTTATGGTTTTGTGGTCTTCATGGTACCAATGTTATTGTTGCTTTGCTTAATCCTATAATTCTGACAAACCTTGATTCTAATATTAGAGCTCTTTCTGACAATATTCCACTTCCTCATATTTTAGCGGGTGGATTTCTTGATTCGTTTGTATATATTGGTGGTGCTGGTTCAACTTTAGGCCTTGTTATTGCAATGATGCTTAGTAAATCTCAACATCTAAAGGCCATAGGTAGACTTTCATTTGCTCCTGGTCTTTTTAATATCAATGAGCCTATTATGTTTGGGGCACCAATAGTTTTAAATCCTATACTAGGTATTCCTTTTTTACTTATTCCTATGTTTAATATAATTGTCGCATATACTCTTACTAATTTTGGAATTATTGAAAGAGTTAGAACCTTAACTCCATGGACAACCCCTGCTCCTATTGCTGCTTTTTTGTCTACAGGTCTTGATTTTAAATCTTTTGTTCTGGTTTTATTACTATTGATTATTTCGGTATTTATGTATTTACCCTTTATAAAAGCATATGATAAGGTTCTGCTTTTGCAGGAAAAAAAATAG